In one Sphingobium indicum B90A genomic region, the following are encoded:
- a CDS encoding glutathione S-transferase family protein, giving the protein MAETITLYTNPMSRGQIARWMLEEVGQPYEMVVLDYGEGGMKSADYLAINSMGKVPAIVHGGRTITECAAICAYLADAFPAANLAPPTDRRADYYRWLFFAAGPVEAAVINKALGFVVPEGRERTAGYGTFDTMVDTLEHAVSGPGWICGGQFTAADVYVGSQIDWGLTFGTIPSRPVFEAYAARLRERPAYKRQKEMDNALIAQMQKP; this is encoded by the coding sequence ATGGCTGAAACCATTACCCTCTACACCAACCCGATGTCGCGGGGACAGATCGCCCGCTGGATGCTGGAGGAGGTCGGCCAACCCTATGAGATGGTCGTGCTGGATTATGGCGAAGGCGGCATGAAGTCCGCCGATTATCTGGCGATCAATTCGATGGGCAAGGTTCCCGCCATCGTCCATGGCGGCAGGACGATCACGGAATGCGCGGCGATCTGCGCCTATCTGGCGGACGCCTTTCCCGCCGCGAACCTCGCGCCGCCGACGGACAGGCGCGCCGACTATTATCGCTGGCTGTTTTTCGCCGCCGGCCCGGTGGAAGCGGCCGTCATCAACAAGGCGCTCGGCTTCGTCGTTCCCGAAGGCCGGGAACGAACGGCGGGCTACGGCACGTTCGACACCATGGTCGACACGCTGGAACATGCCGTCTCAGGCCCCGGCTGGATTTGCGGCGGCCAGTTCACCGCCGCCGACGTCTATGTCGGTTCGCAGATCGACTGGGGCCTGACCTTCGGCACGATCCCCAGCCGCCCCGTCTTCGAAGCCTATGCCGCCCGCCTGCGCGAACGCCCGGCCTATAAACGGCAGAAGGAGATGGACAACGCCCTCATCGCCCAGATGCAAAAACCTTAA
- a CDS encoding Bax inhibitor-1/YccA family protein: protein MANWSDPRSDIAGFGGATVARGEAYDAGLRSYMLSVYNYMASGVLLTGVVAMLFASSGLAYQILAGPGILKYVIMFAPLLFVMTMSFGINRLSTFAMQAMFWAYAAVMGLSLSSVLLVYTGTSVAQTFFATAAAFAGLSLWGYTTKRDLSGFGTFLIMGVVGLLVASLINLFLRSGPMNLVISFIGVLLFAGLTAYDTQKIKSIYAHVAGTDMMGKSVVMGALNLYLDFINMFLFLLRFMGSQRD from the coding sequence ATGGCCAATTGGTCCGATCCGCGTTCTGACATTGCGGGTTTTGGCGGCGCGACCGTCGCGCGCGGGGAGGCGTATGACGCTGGCCTGCGCAGCTATATGCTGTCGGTCTACAATTATATGGCGAGCGGCGTGCTGCTGACCGGCGTGGTCGCGATGCTGTTCGCGTCGAGCGGCCTTGCCTACCAGATATTGGCCGGGCCGGGCATATTGAAATATGTCATCATGTTCGCGCCGCTGCTGTTCGTGATGACCATGAGCTTCGGCATCAACCGGCTGTCGACCTTTGCGATGCAGGCGATGTTCTGGGCCTATGCGGCGGTGATGGGTCTGTCGCTCTCCTCCGTCCTGCTGGTCTATACCGGCACGTCGGTGGCGCAGACCTTCTTCGCAACGGCGGCGGCTTTCGCGGGGCTGAGCCTGTGGGGCTATACGACGAAGCGCGACCTTTCGGGCTTCGGCACCTTCCTGATCATGGGCGTGGTCGGCTTGCTGGTGGCGAGCCTCATCAACCTGTTCCTGCGGTCGGGCCCGATGAACCTGGTGATCAGCTTCATCGGCGTGCTGCTGTTCGCTGGCCTGACCGCCTATGACACGCAGAAGATCAAGAGCATCTATGCCCATGTCGCGGGGACCGACATGATGGGCAAGTCGGTGGTGATGGGGGCGCTGAACCTCTATCTCGACTTCATCAACATGTTCCTGTTCCTGTTGCGCTTCATGGGCAGCCAGCGGGACTGA
- the thpR gene encoding RNA 2',3'-cyclic phosphodiesterase, which translates to MHRLFVAIRPPPAIRVRLLGLMHGIAGARWQDDDQLHLTLRFVGEVDRPQADDLADALGHIRFSPFEIALSGVGCFDRKGQVHTLWAGVQPRDPLAQLHRKVDRACVRIGLPPDNRSYLPHITLARFGRTAGPMEPFMALHAALASAPFTVDEFALYESQPGQTGSTYHMIERYGVQDHPYPRSG; encoded by the coding sequence ATGCACCGTCTTTTCGTCGCCATCCGCCCCCCGCCCGCCATCCGCGTCCGATTGCTCGGCCTGATGCATGGCATCGCCGGGGCGCGCTGGCAGGATGACGACCAACTGCATCTCACCCTTCGCTTCGTGGGCGAAGTCGACCGCCCGCAGGCCGACGACCTGGCCGACGCGCTGGGCCATATCCGCTTTTCGCCGTTCGAAATCGCCCTGTCCGGCGTCGGCTGCTTCGACCGCAAGGGCCAGGTCCACACGCTCTGGGCGGGCGTGCAGCCCCGCGACCCCCTCGCGCAACTTCATCGAAAGGTCGACCGCGCCTGCGTCCGCATCGGCCTTCCTCCCGACAATCGAAGCTATTTGCCCCACATCACCCTGGCGCGCTTCGGCCGGACAGCCGGTCCGATGGAACCGTTCATGGCCCTCCACGCCGCCCTCGCAAGCGCGCCCTTCACGGTCGACGAATTCGCCCTGTATGAAAGCCAGCCAGGCCAGACAGGTTCGACCTACCACATGATCGAACGCTACGGCGTGCAGGACCACCCCTATCCCCGTTCAGGCTGA
- a CDS encoding superoxide dismutase family protein gives MKIAAILLALPMAAMASGCATGSSATAPVGDAAAPVAHAKLLAGDGSPRGEATVTQAADGLHVLVRGQGLTPGMHAVHVHTAGSCTPPDFASAGGHWNPTGHKHGKDNPAGMHMGDMPNMIAGADGAGEMEYVIPGGTVSSGTTPLLDGDGAAVVIHAQADDNKTDPAGNAGGRVACGVLSAG, from the coding sequence ATGAAAATTGCCGCAATTCTTCTGGCATTGCCCATGGCCGCCATGGCGTCGGGTTGCGCGACCGGATCGTCGGCGACGGCGCCGGTCGGCGATGCCGCCGCGCCTGTCGCCCATGCGAAGCTGCTGGCCGGAGACGGATCGCCACGAGGAGAGGCGACCGTGACCCAGGCCGCCGATGGCCTTCACGTGCTGGTGCGCGGCCAGGGACTGACGCCGGGCATGCATGCCGTGCATGTCCATACCGCCGGAAGCTGCACGCCGCCCGACTTCGCCAGCGCGGGCGGGCATTGGAATCCGACCGGACACAAGCATGGCAAGGATAATCCGGCGGGCATGCATATGGGCGACATGCCCAACATGATCGCGGGCGCCGACGGTGCGGGCGAGATGGAATATGTCATTCCGGGCGGGACAGTCAGTTCGGGAACGACTCCCTTGCTGGACGGCGATGGCGCGGCGGTCGTCATCCATGCGCAGGCCGATGACAACAAGACCGATCCGGCGGGCAATGCCGGTGGGCGCGTGGCCTGCGGCGTCTTGTCTGCGGGATAG
- a CDS encoding OmpA family protein: MRKLALAAVLATSALATPALARDNSWYVGIDSGVVLVEDQDITFTPGNAGAASNTVAGVDYHKGFDGDAVIGYDFGGFRLEAEAGYKRAEVDLDKSGFGGAASALSFMLNGLLDFGPDDGLQGFVGGGVGVSRGKLANDLVNDSDTGFAWQAIAGVRYPLTTNVDVSLKYRFFNQDDIKLVPAYTTIGGPAGSSVDTKLRTHSLLLGLTYNFGGEPAAPPPPPPPPPPPPPPPPPPPPPVAECSPGPYIVFFEWDKSDITPDAATILDNAVSAYSNCGSAQVMLAGYADRSGSASYNVGLSQRRADAVKAYISSKGIPDGVITTQAFGESNPRVETADGVRELQNRRVEITYGPGSGQ, from the coding sequence ATGCGGAAGCTTGCCCTCGCGGCTGTGCTTGCGACCAGCGCCCTGGCCACCCCGGCCTTGGCGCGTGACAATAGCTGGTATGTCGGCATCGACTCCGGCGTTGTTCTCGTCGAAGATCAGGACATCACTTTCACCCCCGGCAACGCTGGCGCCGCCAGCAACACGGTCGCCGGCGTGGACTACCACAAGGGCTTCGACGGCGACGCCGTGATCGGTTACGACTTCGGCGGTTTCCGCCTGGAAGCGGAAGCCGGTTACAAGCGCGCTGAAGTCGACCTGGACAAGAGCGGTTTCGGCGGCGCGGCTTCGGCCCTGTCGTTCATGCTGAACGGCTTGCTGGACTTCGGTCCCGATGACGGCCTGCAGGGCTTCGTCGGCGGCGGCGTCGGCGTGTCGCGCGGCAAGCTGGCCAACGACCTGGTCAACGATTCCGACACCGGCTTCGCCTGGCAGGCGATCGCTGGCGTCCGCTATCCGCTGACCACCAACGTGGACGTCTCGCTGAAGTATCGCTTCTTCAACCAGGACGACATCAAGCTGGTTCCGGCCTACACGACCATCGGCGGCCCCGCCGGTTCGTCGGTCGACACCAAGCTGCGCACCCACAGCCTGCTGCTGGGCCTGACCTACAACTTCGGTGGCGAACCGGCTGCTCCGCCGCCGCCTCCGCCGCCTCCGCCGCCCCCGCCGCCTCCGCCCCCGCCGCCTCCGCCGCCGGTGGCCGAGTGCAGCCCTGGGCCGTACATCGTCTTCTTCGAATGGGACAAGTCGGACATCACGCCTGACGCCGCCACCATTCTGGACAATGCGGTTTCGGCCTACAGCAACTGCGGCAGCGCCCAGGTCATGCTGGCGGGTTATGCGGACCGTTCGGGTTCGGCCTCCTACAACGTCGGCCTGTCCCAGCGCCGCGCCGATGCCGTCAAGGCCTATATCTCGTCGAAGGGCATCCCTGACGGCGTGATCACGACCCAGGCGTTCGGTGAATCGAACCCCCGCGTCGAAACCGCCGACGGCGTTCGCGAACTGCAGAACCGTCGCGTGGAAATCACCTACGGTCCGGGTTCGGGTCAGTAA